DNA from Nocardioides yefusunii:
CGGACGACGCAGTGGACGTCGACGAGGGTGCCTCCGACGGCTCCTCGCCGCCTGAACAACCCGTCAGCAGCGCCGCCCCGGCCAGACTGGCAGCGGCGGAGCGGACAAGAGATCTTCTGAGAACGGACAAGGGAACCCCCCGGTTACCTAGACTCGCGGCGCGAACGGGGACCTCGCAGGTCACCGGCGCACATCGTAGGTCTTCAACGACGGCGCGGGAGGCCGAGTGAGCAGCACGGTTGCCGGAGAGCCCCACACCAGCGAGCTCTCCCGCGCGGCCCGCGGCGGTGCCCTGACCTTCGTCGGTGCCGTCACCAGCGCCGCGTTCGGATTCGGATTCAGCCTGCTCCTGGCCCGGTTGCTGGGGGCTGGGGACGCCGGGGTGGTGCTGCAGGCCGTGGCCGTCGCCGCGATCGGAGCCTCCTTCGCCCGTCTCGGCACCGACACCACCGCGGTCTGGCTCCTGCCCCGGCTGCGACGCACCGACCCCGACGCCGTGCTGCCTGCGGTACGGGTCCTGCTGGCCAGCGCCGCCCTCGGCACTGGGATCGTGCTGCTGCTCTGGTTCGCCGTGCTGCGCCGGGTCTGGCCCGACGGCGACGGTGGACGCTCGGTCGTCGAAGCGGTCGACCTCGTCGCGCTCTGCCTGCCTGCCGGTGTGCTGATGGCGGTGGCACTGGCCTGCACCCGCGCCTACGGGCGGATCGTGGCGTTCAACGTCGTCGACAACCTCACTGTCCCGACGCTGCGTCCGGTGCTGCTCGTCGTCGTGCATCTTGCAGGTGGGGGAGCGGCGGCCGCGGCACTGGCCTGGGCGCTGCCGTGGTGGGTGGGTGCGGCGATCGCGGGCGGCGTCCTCACAGGATGCCTGCGCCCGGCCAGGGGTGGCGCTCCTCTCGACCGGAACACCCGCCGGGAACTGCGTGGCACGATCGGCGCCTACGCCGGGCCGCGAGCCCTCGCGCAGGCGTTGGAACAGTCGATCATCTGGCTCGACGTGCTTCTGGTCGGGATGATCGCCGGCTCGGTGGCCGCCGGTGTCTACGGCTCCGCAGCCCGGTTCGTGGCCGCAGGGGTGGTGATCGCGACCGCGATGCGGATCGTGGTGGCCCCCCGGTTCAGCGCGTTGCTGGCGCAGGGACGCACCGACGAGGTCGGCGACCTCTACCGCGTCACCGCCCGATGGATCCTGCTCTTCG
Protein-coding regions in this window:
- a CDS encoding polysaccharide biosynthesis C-terminal domain-containing protein; its protein translation is MSSTVAGEPHTSELSRAARGGALTFVGAVTSAAFGFGFSLLLARLLGAGDAGVVLQAVAVAAIGASFARLGTDTTAVWLLPRLRRTDPDAVLPAVRVLLASAALGTGIVLLLWFAVLRRVWPDGDGGRSVVEAVDLVALCLPAGVLMAVALACTRAYGRIVAFNVVDNLTVPTLRPVLLVVVHLAGGGAAAAALAWALPWWVGAAIAGGVLTGCLRPARGGAPLDRNTRRELRGTIGAYAGPRALAQALEQSIIWLDVLLVGMIAGSVAAGVYGSAARFVAAGVVIATAMRIVVAPRFSALLAQGRTDEVGDLYRVTARWILLFGAPVYLALASFAPTVLGWLGEGFASGHAAMVVLCLGSVVLLAAGNVQSLLLMAGGSAAGAGIKLVVLALNCVGNVLLVPEFGITAAAWVWAASMLLDTVLASIWVRRLTGVALDWSGVLRLGTGVVVAVGGPLWACAALLGQGEGPLLLGIAAGAVGMVLLCVVERRTLRLDELRSTLRR